The sequence tatgtaagtatatttttaaaCCGAAAGTCCTCTAGTCGTGCATCGAATACCTACCGAAAAATGTTTTCCGATACACCACGAGATAAAAAGCAGCGCCCGTGGCCTGAAAAGAACTCATTTGTAAAGTCAACCCCGACGTCCAGTACAAAATGCGCCGATCGGAATTCTATTCAAAAAGTCACCCGTCACTCCTATCTATTCTATCCTTTTGTGGCAAAAATCCCGTCAAAAATGGCGACGGGTTTTCGTGCTACAAAGTATGCAGTTTCAAGTGAAGTGCAGATTGGTCAAGTTTTCAAGAGGTAAAGATAAAAGAGCCAATTATTAAATGGAACTTAATTTCCATTTTTATCCATAATTTTTGTAATAACCGACTAAGAAAGTGGCGCCCTCTCTAATTTCATACTATTGTATGTCGCACTTTTTACTTGTACTCTCACAAGTTGTGCGCACTGTGCGCAGTCGATGATTAAAATTTGACGGCACCTAAAATGGTGCTAGCAGTATCAGTAccgctgtgtgtgtgtgtgtgtgtgtgtccaaTCACAAGCAtggtaccaaagacatatgtaactccgtatagacggataaagtctaagaaaaaaacgtacctcaaaaccataatgaaaaccctaaaaaggcacggtggccaagatggcgttacacctttggggaacgctcggctagacggcgctagtaaaaatatttgacattttaacacatattaagctaagaatatgggccaaactgtcaaaactgaggttcaaaagttttaagcctgtgtcgtgagacggcagtctatgcactgtgattacacattttactttgacagtataactctctataatactcaatcctctttgatgGTACGAACTCGTCATCGTCAACCAATCGCGTTGCAGCGTTCCATCAAAGCGCATCAAACAAGAATGTTCCGTTGAAATACTTGAAATCTTTCAAAGGTTTTCTACCCGCAGAACCCTAAAAGTGCGATCATTAAGCGGAGTTAACGAGAGGCAGTAATCCGAAGGTATTTGAGGAAAAAGTATATTTAGGCTTTACTAATGAGGCCTACACTTTACGTCCACTCTGGACCCTCGAGGTATTTTTATAGGATATTTAGCGCGCCTTAAGGCTCTAATGTGGAATTTTATTTCCTTGGTCTTATGTGTGTGAAAATACTTTCCTGTAAGGTGGACAAGTTtcattaatacctacctaaagtTAACTTTTCAATTTGTGCATAAAGCTGTATCTAGTCAGTTAGGATCTCTTATAGTTTTGCTATGTATCTATGTCTGTATGTTCGTTCACAGCTTTTCACCGTACTTGGTTGGTGTTATAAAGCCTAATAAAGCAAATATGATGTAAATAAGTTCAGGATTTCTAGAGCTAGAAGAATAACTAgtcgaaataaaacaaaacagttaaaaccagtctttgaataatttaataatttacctcaaataatttaacaattcaacataatacatacaatcagtTGCTTTTCACCATCTTATTGTGAACTTTCGTCCACACAAAGTCATTCAGCTTTTCTCCTAGCACATAAAATCCAAGCGCTGTACTTGTACTGGCCAGCTGCAGACCTACCCTAGCCGGCCAGTTCAGCACACTATAAATAGGGTACACCCACACCCCAGTCTGATAGTAAATGCAATGGAACCAGATGGTGTACATCAAATTGAAAAGAATGACGATCGAGTAGCCGACCGCTCTGGAAGGGTATCTCCTATAAGTGATAACTAGTTCTAAAGCGATGAAGAGGAGGATGAAAGTGTGCATGGTGTGGTTGACCCATGAGGGGACGAGTTTGGCGAGCCAGTCGGGGAAGATGAGGTCTTTGTCGACGGCGTAGATGCCCCAGAAGGCCGAGGTGACGTAGAGGGCGACGGGGAAGGCGAGGACGAACAGCGTGTCCTTGATGGTGCGGAGCAGGGAGGCGTGCTTGGACTGGTCCGCGTTGGTGCCGATGTAGTCGTTCAGAACGGACAGGGTGAAGTAGATTGTTTGCAGCACCTGGAACAAAGATTGTATGATATGCTTGGTTATAACTCAATAAGGAAGATACTATATCGCACCTACTATACtatatgtcacagtttcgttttctgtcaaccccttatttgccaaaagtggcactgaaacttgagtagtttcatgtgctctgcctacccctccatgggatacaggcgtgattgtttgtatgtatgtatatcgcaCCTGGTCACCGCGATACCACAAAGCAACCTTTGTCAGCCATACGCCAAACGAAAGGTATAAAAGTCTTGTAAAGCTCTATGAATTTGCATGTCGATATAGCACGTGCGCGGGCGAAAGTCCTTTTACATCCTTTGATTAAAGTATTTAATCAAAGTTTACATCTGTGTTTATTAGGGGAGGAAGAAAATTAAACAAACAATGACACCTTTGACGAATACGATACGGTAGATGTTAAAAGGTACACACTGATACGCTAGAAGGGTCTGGGAAGTTGCGGGGCGTCCGGACACTTCAGTTCTCCATAATACTCTTTTTCCCTCAGAGAAAGTTTATCGGCAACCTTGAAGACTTCGCCACAGAATTTATAATAGTACAACTAGCGCCAAGTAAATACACAGCCCTATGGGTCCAAAACATTACTTATAGTTCTACAATTTTTCGACATCCAGATAGGTTAGGTAACAAATAAACttcagttttatttatttatttataggtatataCGTAGAAAGCCTCACGTGATCATCGATAATGGAAAACGAAGTATCTGATGCCTCGACCCGGACCCGGACCGTTATTACGTTATCTCATTATGCAACTTTAGTGTTCATTATTCCTAGATAAATAGGTACCTGCAATACATTATGATATATAACATCATAGGTCTAGAGGTCTAAAGATATTGTGTGCTGTCAATTATGTTCGGACAATCagcggcataaataagtgatgatttctgtaccatatttatgccggtgactgtacagggTCATTTTTTAAGTACTAACCAAACTTTGCATGATGACCTTTAAGGGCATCATTAATGAACGACTTTTATTGGATATGGGACCAATAATACTggaatcacaaaaaaaaattgactgtttcattttaataataatgtcCGAATTAGAATATGTAAATAAGGACCGTACCTACTACTATTACCACTACACTATTAAAATGTTAACTACCAAAGATACTCAAGATAAATCTTAACATTCTTAATCAATTATtttgaactagcttttgcccgcggcttcgctcacgttagaaagacacaaaaagtagcctatgttactatccatcccttgaactatctccccttaaaagatcacgtcgattcgtcgctccgtttt is a genomic window of Leguminivora glycinivorella isolate SPB_JAAS2020 chromosome 6, LegGlyc_1.1, whole genome shotgun sequence containing:
- the LOC125227245 gene encoding androgen-induced gene 1 protein-like, yielding MLLRIFHVSAASLFWYTAWYDQNFINVPFPNKEYAQYALKGRVTFLTFWCLVLQTIYFTLSVLNDYIGTNADQSKHASLLRTIKDTLFVLAFPVALYVTSAFWGIYAVDKDLIFPDWLAKLVPSWVNHTMHTFILLFIALELVITYRRYPSRAVGYSIVILFNLMYTIWFHCIYYQTGVWVYPIYSVLNWPARVGLQLASTSTALGFYVLGEKLNDFVWTKVHNKMVKSN